A single Dermacentor albipictus isolate Rhodes 1998 colony chromosome 3, USDA_Dalb.pri_finalv2, whole genome shotgun sequence DNA region contains:
- the LOC135898127 gene encoding nucleoside diphosphate kinase-like isoform X1, producing MVVGILLSLYASMSSAVQAFRERTFVIVKPDGVQRGLTGRVVSRFEKNGFKLVAMKFLQATEETLKKHYEELSQRPFFPALIKYMQMGPIVIMVWEGKDIVKRARDIIGATDPLKSNPGTIRGDYGIATGRNVVHGSDSLESSKREINLWFSNAEVIPWQQELDDWLNKEN from the exons ATGGTAGTTGGAATACTCCTCTCTCTATACGCATCCATGTCGTCCGCGGTGCAGGCCTTCCGCGAGCGTACGTTCGTTATCGTGAAGCCGGACGGCGTTCAGAGGGGCCTGACCGGCAGAGTAGTCAGCCGGTTTGAAAAGAATGGCTTCAAATTAGTGGCCATGAAGTTCCTTCAG GCAACAGAAGAAACCTTAAAAAAGCACTATGAAGAGCTCTCTCAACGTCCGTTTTTTCCTGCTCTCATAAAGTACATGCAGATGGGTCCTATTGTAATCATG GTATGGGAAGGCAAAGACATTGTCAAAAGGGCACGAGACATCATTGGTGCCACAGACCCTTTGAAATCGAACCCTGGTACCATAAGAGGTGACTATGGAATTGCAACTGGAAG AAATGTTGTTCACGGCAGTGACTCCTTGGAGAGCTCAAAGAGGGAAATCAACTTATGGTTCAGCAATGCTGAGGTTATCCCTTGGCAACAAGAGTTGGACGATTGGCTGAACAAGGAGAACTAA
- the LOC135898127 gene encoding nucleoside diphosphate kinase B-like isoform X2: MVVGILLSLYASMSSAVQAFRERTFVIVKPDGVQRGLTGRVVSRFEKNGFKLVAMKFLQATEETLKKHYEELSQRPFFPALIKYMQMGPIVIMVWEGKDIVKRARDIIGATDPLKSNPGTIRGDYGIATGRQVPSCQMVYC; this comes from the exons ATGGTAGTTGGAATACTCCTCTCTCTATACGCATCCATGTCGTCCGCGGTGCAGGCCTTCCGCGAGCGTACGTTCGTTATCGTGAAGCCGGACGGCGTTCAGAGGGGCCTGACCGGCAGAGTAGTCAGCCGGTTTGAAAAGAATGGCTTCAAATTAGTGGCCATGAAGTTCCTTCAG GCAACAGAAGAAACCTTAAAAAAGCACTATGAAGAGCTCTCTCAACGTCCGTTTTTTCCTGCTCTCATAAAGTACATGCAGATGGGTCCTATTGTAATCATG GTATGGGAAGGCAAAGACATTGTCAAAAGGGCACGAGACATCATTGGTGCCACAGACCCTTTGAAATCGAACCCTGGTACCATAAGAGGTGACTATGGAATTGCAACTGGAAG GCAAGTCCCAAGCTGCCAGATGGTCTACTGTTGA
- the LOC135898076 gene encoding uncharacterized protein, producing MAADAESIVRSLTDEDSQPGGIGDVSGAQHQGYEAPRLQDTVAALPSGFEFTEAVTHDAVKARAASAEGRRDAGASSQTLYRTHEGGPPSPNPSGERYHASATDLYSGLGNYGGSGGFGFPDAMSYYHDGSGPKAYNTQHAYAYEKVYPERTYSTNHATSYEKHYDDDNNKGRPWGGGYESRYSSSYPIRGGDGGYGFRHGDSYGSGRGSGGYGRATPSATDRREEATVRATTPGRQPLRLRGAAEAVEELAPR from the exons ATGGCCGCAGACGCAGAGTCCATCGTGAGGTCACTGACCGACGAGGACAGCCAGCCAGGAGGTATCGGCGACGTGTCCGGAGCCCAACATCAAGGTTACGAGGCACCAAGACTTCAGGACACAGTGGCGGCGCTTCCGTCGGGCTTCGAATTCACGGAGGCCGTGACCCACGATGCGGTGAAAGCGCGGGCTGCCAGCGCCGAAGGAAGGCGCGACGCTGGCGCATCGTCACAGACACTGTACCGGACACACGAGGGCGGCCCGCCCTCCCCGAACCCCAGCGGCGAACGGTACCACGCCTCGGCTACTGACCTCTACAGTGGCCTAGGAAATTACGGTGGTTCGGGCGGTTTCGGCTTTCCAGATGCCATGAG TTACTACCACGACGGCTCGGGACCCAAGGCGTACAACACGCAACACGCGTACGCCTACGAGAAAGTTTATCCGGAGCGCACCTACAGCACCAACCACGCCACGTCTTACGAAAAACactacgacgacgacaacaacaaaggCAGGCCGTGGGGCGGCGGCTACGAGTCGCGCTACAGTAGCAGTTATCCCATCAGAGGCGGCGACGGCGGCTACGGCTTCCGACACGGCGACAGCTACGGTTCGGGAAGAGGGAGCGGTGGGTACGGTCGGGCTACGCCATCGGCTACGGACCGAAGGGAGGAGGCCACGGTTCGCGCTACGACTCCCGGCCGGCAGCCGCTTCGCCTTCGCGGAGCCGCGGAGGCGGTGGAGGAGCTGGCCCCAAGATAA